A window of Candidatus Hydrogenedentota bacterium contains these coding sequences:
- a CDS encoding DNA-processing protein DprA — protein sequence MNAWNTSLHDVYSNKRDKKADADIMLRGLGDQRILGSTWTAFFSSVRCPGNLILSAYDLAQRWRLENRPVVSGFHSPVEREVLNIMLRSQTPVCIVLARSIPTRVPKELRDAIDGGRLLVLSPFGATTKRATQETASRRNEVVAAIADRIVVVYAASGSKTEAFCRQLAGSGKTCLTFDDPKTENLKAAGFDPFLD from the coding sequence ATGAATGCGTGGAACACGAGCCTTCACGATGTTTACTCAAATAAGCGCGACAAGAAAGCGGATGCCGATATTATGTTGCGAGGACTCGGTGATCAGCGGATTCTCGGAAGCACGTGGACAGCCTTTTTCTCCTCCGTGCGGTGTCCCGGGAATCTCATCCTAAGTGCCTACGACCTTGCCCAGCGCTGGCGACTTGAGAATCGACCGGTGGTTAGTGGATTTCATTCACCGGTTGAGCGCGAAGTCCTAAATATCATGCTCCGGTCTCAGACGCCAGTCTGCATCGTGCTCGCACGGAGCATACCGACGCGGGTTCCGAAAGAACTGCGCGATGCCATAGACGGCGGGCGACTGCTCGTACTCTCGCCATTTGGGGCCACGACTAAACGGGCGACACAAGAAACCGCTTCCCGCCGCAATGAAGTCGTCGCGGCGATAGCGGACCGAATTGTCGTCGTGTACGCAGCTTCCGGCAGTAAGACGGAAGCCTTCTGCCGTCAGCTAGCCGGATCCGGCAAGACCTGCTTAACCTTCGACGACCCAAAGACGGAGAATTTGAAGGCGGCGGGCTTTGATCCGTTCCTTGAT